A part of Flavobacteriaceae bacterium GSB9 genomic DNA contains:
- a CDS encoding DUF2807 domain-containing protein encodes MKTLVKFFVLFVTTTLFSQNTIEQDIEEFTELKVFDLIQVELKKANHNKAIITGDNKEDVVIVNNEGKLKIKMKFNEAFDGAETKVVLYYTAIDIIDVNEGSKVESKDIIEQFEIDLKAQEGGIINVPIHVKYTNVRAVTGGSVTTTGVSKKQNVSLLTGGMYDGKSLKTQNTDVSISAAGEAYVNASKKVDAKVRAGGSIYIYGKPEEVNESKMLGGTITRM; translated from the coding sequence ATGAAAACACTAGTAAAATTTTTTGTACTGTTTGTTACCACCACCCTATTTTCGCAAAATACCATAGAACAAGATATTGAAGAATTTACCGAACTCAAGGTTTTTGATTTAATACAAGTAGAGTTAAAAAAGGCGAACCATAATAAAGCTATAATTACAGGAGATAATAAAGAAGACGTTGTTATTGTTAACAACGAAGGAAAGCTAAAAATTAAAATGAAATTTAATGAAGCTTTTGACGGTGCCGAAACCAAAGTGGTATTATATTACACAGCCATTGATATTATTGATGTAAACGAAGGGTCGAAAGTAGAATCTAAAGATATTATTGAGCAATTTGAAATTGATTTAAAAGCACAAGAAGGCGGTATTATTAACGTGCCTATACATGTAAAGTATACAAATGTTCGTGCAGTTACTGGCGGTTCTGTTACTACAACGGGCGTTTCAAAAAAGCAAAATGTATCATTATTAACAGGAGGAATGTATGATGGCAAATCCTTAAAAACCCAAAATACCGATGTATCGATTAGCGCAGCGGGTGAGGCTTATGTTAATGCCTCCAAAAAAGTTGATGCCAAAGTACGTGCTGGAGGTAGTATTTACATTTACGGAAAACCCGAAGAAGTAAACGAAAGTAAAATGTTGGGCGGCACTATTACACGAATGTAA
- a CDS encoding T9SS type A sorting domain-containing protein, protein MKNNYLLVIILFISHLLTAQQTYVPDDNFEQFLIDVGVDDVLDNYVLTENISAVKKININNKEIRDLTGIEDFTALEILYCSSNQISNIDVSKNESLIKLSCSSNQIRTLNVSANIALTELYCDSNVNLENLDVSTNQSLTILSCSYNMNLSSLDASSCYNLKKLYCHSNNNLSNLNVSGNSTLEELYCHSNNLTILDISSCPALNVLHCYWNNIATLDLSNCKTLITLFCSSNNLTSLDLSFNSDLKILDCSVNNLSSLNLIANSNLEKLACVSNNLSNLDIGSNTFLIELYCNNNGLNSLNIKNGNNTNLNAFNATSNLNLECIEVDDGSYMDTNWSSGKDATASFSENCENLGVVNLTENSFLIHPNPVNDVLNIELNNGLELKQVNIYNIQGQYLFSSRTKKVNTKSLKSGVYFMDVETSKGKSAKKIVVE, encoded by the coding sequence ATGAAAAACAATTACCTACTCGTTATTATATTATTTATTAGTCATTTACTAACCGCCCAACAAACTTACGTACCCGATGATAACTTTGAACAATTTTTAATTGATGTAGGGGTAGATGATGTATTGGATAATTATGTACTTACTGAAAATATTTCAGCAGTAAAAAAAATAAATATTAATAATAAGGAAATTAGAGACTTAACTGGTATTGAAGATTTTACAGCTTTAGAAATATTATATTGTTCATCTAATCAAATATCTAATATAGATGTTAGTAAAAATGAGTCGTTAATAAAGTTAAGTTGTTCAAGTAATCAAATAAGGACCTTAAATGTTAGTGCAAATATTGCTCTGACCGAGTTGTATTGTGATAGTAATGTTAACCTAGAAAATTTAGACGTTAGTACAAACCAATCTCTAACCATCTTAAGTTGTTCTTATAATATGAATTTAAGTAGTTTGGATGCTAGTTCATGTTATAATTTAAAAAAACTGTACTGTCATTCTAATAATAATCTTAGCAATTTAAATGTTAGCGGTAATAGCACTTTAGAAGAGCTATATTGCCATAGTAACAATTTAACAATCTTAGATATAAGCTCGTGCCCTGCTTTAAATGTATTGCATTGTTATTGGAACAACATAGCAACTTTAGATTTAAGTAACTGTAAAACTCTAATAACTTTATTTTGTTCTTCTAATAATTTAACAAGTTTAGATTTGAGTTTTAACAGTGATTTAAAGATCTTAGATTGTTCAGTCAATAATTTGAGTAGTTTAAATTTAATTGCTAATAGTAATCTAGAAAAGTTAGCTTGTGTTTCTAACAATTTAAGCAATTTGGACATTGGCTCAAATACATTTTTAATTGAGTTGTATTGTAATAATAATGGTTTAAATAGTCTAAATATTAAAAATGGAAACAATACCAATTTAAATGCCTTTAATGCTACTTCCAACCTAAATCTAGAATGCATTGAAGTAGATGATGGCAGTTATATGGATACCAATTGGTCATCAGGAAAAGATGCAACCGCCAGCTTTAGCGAAAATTGTGAAAACTTAGGTGTTGTTAATTTAACTGAAAATAGTTTTTTAATACACCCTAACCCCGTAAACGACGTTTTAAACATCGAATTAAACAATGGTTTAGAACTAAAACAAGTCAATATTTACAATATCCAAGGGCAGTATTTATTTTCGTCTAGAACCAAAAAGGTCAACACAAAAAGCTTAAAAAGCGGTGTTTATTTTATGGATGTGGAAACCAGTAAAGGTAAGTCTGCAAAAAAAATTGTGGTGGAGTAA
- a CDS encoding permease: MNQFLEKWGEAAYTSLGFFWMAMWAFVLGYAISSMIQVFITEKGMQKIMGNKSGKSVLLGTFFGFVSSSCSFSALATTKSLFQKGASFISSIAFLLASTNLVIELGIIISIFLGWQFVVGEYVGGIFLILFSWLLIRFIKPDQLIKNAQKNLNESKKEEQTGQKPLIEKLKSTSKWTKVGKQYAMEWKMVWKDVTVGFTIAGIVASFVPDSFFQTLFINTGNGQESFGFFTLLEHVIVGPIAAFLTFIGSMGNIPLATLLFGKGVSFAGVMAFIFSDLVVFPVLRINAKYYGWKMSFFILFLLFASLIATSLLLHYGFDLLNLIPESTTISITEKEHFKIDYTFFLNLAFVALSGVLIYYGFFKGKDVKYHKEMAPKSQMLEKSLKWAAFVSYVWLTIGIILKYVL; the protein is encoded by the coding sequence ATGAACCAATTTTTAGAAAAGTGGGGAGAAGCAGCATATACCAGTTTGGGATTTTTTTGGATGGCAATGTGGGCATTTGTTCTTGGATATGCTATAAGTTCAATGATACAGGTTTTCATTACAGAAAAGGGAATGCAAAAAATAATGGGAAATAAAAGTGGAAAAAGTGTTCTTTTAGGTACTTTTTTCGGGTTTGTAAGTAGTTCTTGCAGTTTTTCAGCTTTAGCAACTACAAAGTCCTTATTTCAAAAGGGCGCAAGTTTTATTTCATCCATTGCTTTTTTATTGGCTTCCACTAATCTTGTGATAGAACTGGGAATCATAATCTCAATCTTCCTAGGTTGGCAGTTTGTTGTCGGAGAATATGTTGGTGGAATATTCCTTATTCTTTTTAGTTGGCTTCTCATTCGATTCATCAAGCCAGACCAACTAATAAAAAATGCTCAAAAAAATTTAAATGAATCTAAAAAAGAAGAGCAAACTGGACAAAAGCCTTTAATCGAAAAATTAAAATCCACTTCAAAATGGACAAAGGTAGGGAAACAATATGCTATGGAGTGGAAAATGGTTTGGAAAGATGTAACCGTAGGTTTTACTATAGCAGGAATTGTTGCTTCATTTGTCCCAGATTCATTCTTTCAAACTCTTTTTATTAACACGGGTAATGGTCAAGAATCATTCGGTTTTTTTACCTTGCTTGAACACGTTATTGTTGGACCGATTGCTGCCTTTCTAACCTTTATAGGCTCGATGGGTAATATTCCACTTGCAACATTGCTTTTCGGAAAAGGTGTGAGTTTCGCAGGAGTAATGGCATTTATATTCAGTGATCTCGTAGTGTTCCCAGTATTACGCATCAATGCTAAATATTACGGTTGGAAGATGTCCTTTTTTATACTGTTTTTATTGTTTGCATCACTTATAGCTACCTCTTTATTGTTGCATTATGGCTTCGATTTATTAAACCTCATTCCTGAATCAACTACAATTAGTATAACTGAAAAAGAACACTTTAAGATAGATTATACCTTCTTTTTAAACCTTGCCTTTGTTGCTTTATCGGGAGTTTTAATCTATTACGGTTTCTTTAAGGGAAAAGATGTGAAATACCATAAAGAGATGGCTCCAAAGAGTCAAATGCTTGAAAAAAGTTTGAAATGGGCAGCTTTTGTAAGCTATGTATGGTTGACAATTGGTATAATCTTGAAGTATGTACTCTAA
- a CDS encoding RNB domain-containing ribonuclease produces MSKKKKGKSIKKGISNLTNTILGILKKERNQAFNYKQIAAKLGVNDASSRNQIIKTLAKLAAKQEIEQVDRGKFKAVVTAEYHVGILDLSARGSGYVISKDFDEDIYIASNNINKALEGDEVEFYVYKRRKRGRMEGEITNIIKRAKSEYVGVIQMQKNKNFAFVIPDSTKMYTDIFVPINKTLKAEDGDKVLVKLEDWPEKADSPYGNVIKVLGKPGEHHTEIHAILAEYGLPHEFPYDVEEYANNLDTLITKEEIAKRRDMRQDLSFTIDPKDAKDFDDALSFKVLENGLYEIGIHIADVSHYVKEGTVLDNEAYERATSIYLVDRVVPMLPEVLSNNACSLRPHEEKYTFSAVFQLNDKAEIKNQWFGRTVTFSDARFAYEEAQAIIENNPKFIIPTKAGISSINSEIPQAVSLTEKAYKTKPEIAQAVLVLDRLAKIMRKKRMSSGAISFDKVEVKFNLDENNNPEGVYFKTSKDANKLIEEFMLLANKKVAEFIGKQSPKKTFVYRVHDEPDDSKLASLQNVVGRFGYKLNFKDRKTTSASLNNLLKEVVGKKEQNLVDTLTIRSMSKAEYTTHNIGHYGLAFDYYSHFTSPIRRYPDVMAHRLLQHYLDGGKSANEATYEEKCQHSSNMEMLATKAERDSIKYMQIRFMEDHKDQEFLGVISGVTDWGIYVEIIENKCEGMVSVRDMTDDHYAFDQDLYAMVGRNTKTMYQLGEEVIVKVKNTDLVKKHLDFNLVGKPEG; encoded by the coding sequence ATGAGTAAAAAGAAAAAAGGGAAATCCATAAAAAAAGGCATTTCCAATCTTACAAATACCATTCTTGGTATTTTAAAAAAAGAAAGAAACCAAGCTTTTAATTATAAACAAATTGCGGCCAAATTAGGTGTTAACGATGCCAGTAGCCGTAACCAGATTATTAAAACCCTAGCCAAACTTGCAGCTAAACAAGAGATAGAACAGGTTGACAGAGGTAAGTTTAAAGCGGTAGTAACTGCCGAATACCATGTTGGTATTTTAGATTTATCGGCGCGTGGTTCTGGCTATGTTATTTCAAAAGATTTCGATGAAGATATTTATATTGCATCGAATAATATCAACAAAGCCTTAGAAGGTGACGAAGTAGAATTTTACGTGTACAAACGCCGAAAGCGTGGACGTATGGAGGGTGAAATTACCAATATTATAAAACGTGCCAAATCGGAGTATGTAGGGGTAATCCAAATGCAGAAAAACAAAAATTTTGCCTTTGTTATTCCAGATAGTACCAAAATGTACACAGATATTTTTGTACCCATCAATAAAACATTAAAAGCTGAAGATGGTGATAAAGTACTGGTAAAACTGGAAGATTGGCCCGAAAAAGCCGATTCACCTTACGGAAACGTAATAAAAGTACTTGGAAAACCTGGCGAACACCATACCGAAATACATGCTATTTTAGCTGAATATGGATTACCACACGAATTTCCATACGATGTTGAGGAATATGCCAATAATTTAGATACTTTAATTACAAAGGAGGAAATTGCTAAACGTCGTGATATGCGACAGGACCTATCCTTCACCATCGACCCTAAAGATGCTAAGGATTTTGACGATGCGTTGTCATTTAAGGTTTTGGAAAACGGACTTTACGAAATTGGAATACATATTGCCGATGTATCGCATTACGTAAAAGAAGGCACCGTTTTGGATAATGAAGCCTATGAACGTGCTACATCCATTTATTTGGTAGACCGCGTAGTACCTATGCTTCCTGAAGTATTATCGAATAACGCCTGTTCATTGCGACCCCATGAAGAGAAATATACTTTTTCGGCGGTGTTTCAACTAAACGATAAAGCAGAAATTAAAAACCAATGGTTTGGAAGAACTGTTACCTTTAGCGATGCCCGGTTCGCTTATGAAGAAGCCCAAGCGATTATTGAAAACAACCCTAAATTTATCATTCCTACAAAGGCTGGAATCTCATCCATCAATTCTGAAATTCCACAAGCCGTTTCATTAACCGAAAAGGCATATAAAACCAAACCAGAAATAGCCCAAGCCGTTTTGGTACTTGATAGACTCGCTAAAATCATGCGAAAAAAGCGTATGTCTAGTGGCGCCATTTCGTTTGATAAGGTAGAAGTAAAATTTAATTTAGACGAAAATAACAACCCAGAGGGCGTGTATTTTAAAACCAGTAAAGATGCCAATAAGCTCATTGAAGAATTCATGTTATTGGCCAATAAAAAAGTAGCTGAATTTATTGGAAAACAATCGCCAAAAAAGACCTTCGTGTACCGTGTTCACGACGAACCTGACGATAGTAAACTAGCTAGCTTACAGAATGTAGTGGGTCGTTTTGGATACAAACTAAACTTTAAGGATCGTAAAACCACTTCAGCATCGCTTAATAATTTATTAAAGGAAGTGGTGGGTAAAAAAGAACAAAATTTGGTTGATACTTTGACTATACGAAGCATGAGTAAAGCCGAATATACCACGCACAACATTGGTCATTATGGTTTAGCATTCGATTATTACAGTCATTTTACATCGCCCATTCGTCGTTATCCCGATGTGATGGCGCACAGATTATTACAGCATTATTTAGATGGTGGTAAAAGTGCTAACGAGGCTACCTATGAAGAAAAATGTCAACACTCCAGTAATATGGAAATGCTGGCCACCAAAGCCGAACGTGATTCTATTAAATACATGCAAATCCGTTTTATGGAAGACCACAAAGACCAAGAGTTTTTGGGCGTTATATCAGGTGTTACCGATTGGGGTATTTACGTGGAAATTATTGAAAATAAATGTGAGGGCATGGTAAGTGTGCGCGATATGACCGATGACCATTATGCGTTTGATCAAGATTTATACGCTATGGTAGGCCGTAATACCAAAACCATGTACCAATTGGGTGAAGAGGTCATAGTAAAAGTAAAAAATACAGATTTAGTTAAAAAACACCTTGATTTTAATTTGGTTGGAAAGCCAGAGGGTTGA